GGCCGGTATCACCCAGCGACGGCTCCCGGCGGACAACGAGGTGATCTGCACATTGCAGGACCCGCGCACGGTCGAGCTGGCTCAGCAGTTGGAGACCACGAGGAGTGCTGCTGCCGTTGACCTCTGGCTGGATCGTCTGGAAGGCGCAGTTGTTGCTATCGGCAACGCGCCGACGACGCTGTTCCGGTTGCTCGAGGTAATCGCGGGCGGCGGTCCACGTCCGGCGGCGGTGCTGGGCATTCCGGTCGGGTTCATCGGCGCAGCAGAGTCCAAGGAAGCCCTGGCAGCGAACGAGCTCGGGCTCGAGTACCTCGTCGTTCGAGGAAGGCGGGGTGGCAGCGCGATCACCGCCGCCGCCATCAACGCGATTGCGAGTGAGACAGAGTGACTGGTCGGTTGTGGGGGGTCGGGCTGGGGCCTGGGGATCCTGAACTGGTGACGGTCAAGGCGGCTCGGTTGATCGGGGCTGCGGACGTGATCGCGTTCCACAGCGCGCGGCACGGGCGGAGCATCGCGCGGTCGGTCGCCGCGCCG
This Kribbella sp. NBC_00482 DNA region includes the following protein-coding sequences:
- a CDS encoding precorrin-8X methylmutase, with translation MSFEYERDGAEIYRRSFATIRAESALDGLPADVAQVAVRMIHACGMTDLVADLAWSPNVVKNARTALQSGAPIVCDAQMVAAGITQRRLPADNEVICTLQDPRTVELAQQLETTRSAAAVDLWLDRLEGAVVAIGNAPTTLFRLLEVIAGGGPRPAAVLGIPVGFIGAAESKEALAANELGLEYLVVRGRRGGSAITAAAINAIASETE